One segment of Solanum stenotomum isolate F172 chromosome 1, ASM1918654v1, whole genome shotgun sequence DNA contains the following:
- the LOC125854544 gene encoding uncharacterized protein LOC125854544, which yields MTFQAVEKVLLKVSPIKGVMRFSKKDKICPRYIGPFEILDCVGPVAYRLALPPSLYGVHLMLHLSMLKKYHGDGDYIIKWNSILLAKDLQYEEEPIGILDCDVQKLRTKEMKSLELKFQAFISVQAVGAAVVG from the exons ATGACATTTCAGGCTGTTGAGAAAGTTCTTCTAAAAGTGTCACCCAtcaaaggggtgatgagatttagCAAGAAGGACAAGATTTGTCCTCGCTACATTGGgccatttgagattcttgactgTGTAGGGCCAGTGGCTTATAGGTTGGCTTTGCCGCCTAGCCTATATGGGGTCCATCTAATGCTTCATCTTtccatgttgaaaaagtatCATGGTGACGGAGATTACATCATTAAGTGGAACTCAATTTTGTTGGCCAAGGACCTTCAATATGAGGAAGAACCAATTGGAATTCTTGATTGCGATGTCCAgaagctgaggaccaaggagatgaa gagcttggaactcaaattccaaGCTTTTATCTCGGTGCAAGCCGTCGGAGCTGCTGTGGTGGGATAG